In Mongoliitalea daihaiensis, one DNA window encodes the following:
- the parS gene encoding type II RES/Xre toxin-antitoxin system antitoxin has product MKTIPFKPSQDTLKAAKLSSNPSYSLDFSDKTVEWKSNAERVELIREGLPFDAIEKVAVTYKMPVKNVLMVMDIPQTTYNKKKKDQEKLSSRDSELILVLSELMDLGVDTFNGEVNDFLAWLKKPNISLGGVSPESLFDSVTGIEEVRNCLHRIAYGNLA; this is encoded by the coding sequence ATGAAGACGATTCCATTTAAGCCAAGTCAGGACACCCTAAAAGCAGCTAAGCTTAGCTCCAACCCTTCCTATTCACTGGACTTTTCCGACAAAACCGTCGAATGGAAGTCCAATGCTGAGCGGGTGGAGTTGATTAGAGAAGGTTTGCCCTTTGATGCTATTGAAAAAGTAGCTGTCACCTATAAAATGCCTGTCAAGAACGTCCTTATGGTGATGGATATTCCACAGACCACTTACAATAAAAAGAAGAAAGACCAAGAAAAGCTCAGCAGTAGAGATAGTGAGTTGATTCTCGTTCTTTCTGAATTGATGGACTTGGGTGTGGATACTTTTAATGGTGAAGTGAATGATTTTTTAGCTTGGCTCAAAAAGCCTAATATTTCTTTGGGAGGAGTAAGCCCTGAGAGTCTTTTCGATTCTGTTACCGGTATAGAAGAGGTTCGTAATTGTTTACATCGCATAGCATATGGGAATCTTGCCTGA
- a CDS encoding nucleotidyltransferase domain-containing protein: protein MKTKELEKFGLSHTTLEKINSVFGKYPEVEKVIVYGSRAKGNYRTGSDINLTLIGSDVTLDTLFAIEEDLDELFLPYTCDISIFSHLKNPDFLDHIERVGKVFYEK from the coding sequence ATGAAAACTAAAGAGCTTGAAAAATTTGGCCTCTCCCATACAACACTGGAAAAGATTAATTCTGTGTTTGGAAAATATCCCGAAGTAGAAAAAGTGATAGTTTATGGCTCTAGAGCCAAGGGTAATTATAGAACTGGTTCTGATATTAACCTAACGTTGATCGGTTCTGATGTTACATTAGATACACTTTTCGCTATTGAAGAAGACCTTGATGAATTATTTCTTCCCTACACATGTGATATTTCAATTTTTTCGCACTTGAAGAATCCTGATTTTCTAGATCATATTGAAAGGGTTGGAAAGGTCTTTTACGAAAAGTAA
- a CDS encoding RES family NAD+ phosphorylase, which produces MLVFRIERRKYLPDTLTGIGASKSKGFRWNSLNTFMVYTSESRALASLEVAVHMDLATDFPKDRVLVTIEIPDSVVISTLSPEYLPYDWDAKPPQLLTQLIGDDFIQSQASAVLRVPSSIIPEEFNYLINPSHPDAKLISVVSSRAFGFDEGLNQKFK; this is translated from the coding sequence ATGTTGGTATTTAGGATAGAGCGGAGAAAATATCTCCCTGACACCCTTACAGGTATTGGCGCATCCAAATCCAAAGGTTTCCGCTGGAACAGTCTGAATACTTTTATGGTGTACACTTCAGAGTCCAGAGCGCTTGCATCTTTGGAAGTAGCTGTGCATATGGATTTAGCAACTGATTTCCCAAAAGACCGTGTGTTAGTTACCATAGAAATCCCTGATTCAGTTGTAATCAGTACACTTTCACCGGAGTACCTCCCCTATGATTGGGATGCCAAGCCACCCCAATTACTAACCCAACTTATTGGAGATGATTTTATCCAAAGTCAAGCAAGCGCGGTATTACGGGTCCCATCTAGCATCATCCCTGAGGAATTCAATTACCTTATCAACCCATCTCACCCTGATGCAAAGTTGATTTCCGTGGTTTCTTCAAGAGCTTTTGGGTTTGATGAAGGGTTGAATCAAAAATTTAAATAA